In the genome of Leptotrichia sp. HSP-536, the window AAAAAGCAATAACAATACTTGTTATCAGTACGACTGGAAAATATTTTTTTAAATGTTTGTAAAAAACATAAACCATTGTAAAAGATGCCGAAGTATGCCCTGAAGGAAATGAAAAATCCTTTGGAGCCTTTATCAAAAGTATAATATTAGATATTTCTTCAAAGGGTCTTGATCTGTGTGTAAGATTTTTCAAAATTACATTTACAATAATTGCATTTATAATCAATGAAATTACCGTTAAATAGCCGATTTTTCGATATTTTTTGATAGAAAGCAGGAACAATGTCACTGCAATCCAG includes:
- a CDS encoding phosphatase PAP2 family protein — its product is MLNFIQNIDIFIIKQFYNFQHSLNSKLLNSIMIFFTNLGNHGLIWIAVTLFLLSIKKYRKIGYLTVISLIINAIIVNVILKNLTHRSRPFEEISNIILLIKAPKDFSFPSGHTSASFTMVYVFYKHLKKYFPVVLITSIVIAFSRLYLTVHFPTDVLAGLLIGLFSGFWGEKILNRKNN